The following are encoded in a window of Acidobacteriota bacterium genomic DNA:
- a CDS encoding phosphatase PAP2 family protein: MAATLPALWTAEWIVIGFFAYLVVLCLLRPLPSPVRRRILLVGILCIAAPILLAQLRPSPALLIIREWIPGLYLMEGYWLCGLFFRAPMTGVERWLLAIDAAAFDRTRLRALLARAPAAVASWFELAYLLAYPFVPGAFAALVVLGQRGRADEFWTALLAASFACYGMLPWIQTRPPRALATDRPLYAPHHRLRRLNAAVLQRMSVQWNTFPSGHAASATAAALAVASTGHAVAGAAFIFIAASITVATVLGRYHYLLDTLLGLALGLAAWRIAGIVA, encoded by the coding sequence ATGGCCGCGACGCTCCCGGCGCTCTGGACCGCCGAGTGGATCGTCATCGGGTTCTTCGCGTACCTGGTCGTTCTCTGCCTCCTCCGCCCCCTCCCGTCACCTGTCCGGCGGCGCATCCTGCTCGTCGGCATCCTCTGCATCGCGGCGCCAATCCTGCTGGCGCAGCTCCGTCCCTCACCCGCCCTCCTGATCATCCGAGAGTGGATTCCCGGCCTCTACCTGATGGAGGGCTACTGGCTGTGCGGCCTCTTCTTCCGCGCGCCGATGACCGGCGTCGAACGATGGTTGCTCGCCATCGACGCCGCCGCGTTCGACCGGACGCGTCTCCGCGCGCTTCTCGCCCGCGCGCCGGCCGCCGTCGCTTCCTGGTTCGAGCTCGCCTATCTGCTCGCCTATCCCTTCGTCCCCGGCGCGTTCGCCGCGCTCGTCGTGCTGGGCCAACGGGGGCGGGCCGACGAGTTCTGGACGGCGCTGCTCGCGGCATCGTTCGCCTGCTACGGCATGCTCCCCTGGATTCAGACACGTCCGCCGCGCGCGCTCGCCACCGACCGTCCGCTATACGCGCCGCATCACCGCCTTCGGCGCCTCAACGCCGCCGTTCTCCAGCGCATGAGCGTGCAGTGGAACACGTTCCCGAGCGGCCACGCCGCCTCCGCCACGGCCGCCGCCCTCGCTGTCGCGTCGACCGGCCATGCAGTTGCGGGCGCGGCGTTCATCTTCATCGCGGCCAGCATCACCGTCGCGACCGTCCTCGGCCGCTATCACTACCTCCTCGATACGCTGCTCGGCCTCGCCCTCGGTCTCGCCGCCTGGCGAATCGCGGGTATAGTGGCGTGA
- a CDS encoding VOC family protein, with translation MRTVLAVIALIAIVGAAPAPAAAADYHHIHLVATSAAEAKDWYMTHMGCTDYGRHNACAAGDDVLIIFFEREPTGPSVGSGVDHIGFSFRDLESKMESFEAAGIKILEPIREVDGLFKLAFIEDPWGTKIEVVEDHEWLGFHHLHLRSNDRDAAYDWYENLFGGERDSLKGRIAGLRYGTVWLLISPHEGELAPTEGRAFDHLGWQFPDLRAAAEEIRRKGVEFTIEPRPFTNPLGEDMLISFVVGPDDVRIEIVQPRA, from the coding sequence ATGCGCACCGTGCTCGCCGTAATCGCCCTGATCGCCATAGTAGGGGCCGCGCCCGCCCCGGCGGCCGCCGCCGACTATCACCACATTCATCTCGTCGCCACGTCCGCGGCCGAAGCGAAGGACTGGTACATGACCCACATGGGCTGCACCGACTACGGCCGACACAACGCGTGCGCAGCCGGCGACGATGTGCTGATCATCTTCTTCGAGCGCGAGCCGACCGGCCCGAGCGTCGGGAGCGGGGTCGATCACATCGGCTTCTCGTTCCGCGACCTCGAGTCGAAGATGGAGTCGTTCGAGGCGGCCGGCATCAAGATCCTGGAACCGATCCGGGAGGTGGACGGCCTTTTCAAGCTGGCGTTCATCGAGGACCCGTGGGGAACGAAGATCGAGGTGGTCGAGGATCACGAGTGGCTCGGCTTCCACCACCTGCACCTCCGCTCCAATGACCGCGACGCCGCCTACGACTGGTACGAGAACCTCTTCGGTGGCGAGCGCGACAGCCTGAAGGGCCGGATCGCGGGCCTTCGCTATGGCACCGTCTGGCTGCTCATCTCACCCCACGAGGGCGAACTGGCCCCGACCGAGGGCCGCGCCTTCGATCACCTCGGCTGGCAGTTCCCCGACCTCCGCGCCGCGGCGGAGGAGATCCGCCGCAAGGGAGTCGAGTTCACCATCGAGCCGCGTCCCTTTACCAATCCGTTGGGAGAGGACATGCTGATCTCCTTTGTGGTGGGCCCGGACGACGTCCGGATCGAGATCGTGCAGCCGCGGGCGTAG
- a CDS encoding Fic family protein produces MHRGETGRFALTTTAGELVRAFTPAPLPPNPPLALGGDLQQLLEAATLAVGRLDSVLTLLPDKTTFLYSYVRKEAVLSSQIEGTQSSLSDLLRYELDDAPGAPPFDDVVEVSTYVSALEHGLTRLRDGFPLSNRLLREMHGVLLSRGHGATMTPGEFRRSQNWIGGTRPGNAAYVPPPHTDVPDCMASLEQFLHARDDGIPALVRAGLAHVQFETIHPFLDGNGRLGRLLITLLLCDAGVLRDPLLYLSLYFKEHRATYYDLLNDVRRTGDWETWLTFFLEGVRVTATGAVETCQRLRELFGGDRQRIEQGGRAGSATRLHEALTARPILSLAAVMEQTGLSYPTVASAADALKDLEIAGSFKSRGRRFFVYDRYLAILNEGAES; encoded by the coding sequence ATGCACCGGGGCGAGACGGGGCGCTTTGCGCTCACCACGACTGCCGGCGAACTGGTTCGCGCGTTCACTCCGGCGCCGCTCCCGCCGAACCCGCCCCTGGCCCTCGGCGGCGACCTTCAGCAACTGCTGGAGGCCGCAACGCTCGCGGTCGGTCGGCTCGACAGCGTCTTGACGCTGCTTCCGGACAAGACGACCTTCCTGTACAGCTACGTCCGCAAGGAAGCCGTGCTCTCGTCGCAGATCGAAGGGACGCAGTCGTCGCTCTCCGACCTGCTCCGGTATGAACTGGACGACGCGCCGGGTGCCCCGCCGTTCGATGACGTAGTCGAGGTTTCCACCTACGTGTCCGCCCTCGAACACGGGCTGACCCGGTTGCGCGACGGTTTCCCGCTGTCGAACCGGCTGCTTCGCGAGATGCACGGCGTTCTGCTGTCGCGCGGACACGGCGCCACGATGACACCCGGTGAGTTCCGGCGGTCCCAGAACTGGATCGGAGGGACGCGACCCGGCAACGCCGCCTATGTCCCGCCTCCGCACACTGACGTGCCGGACTGCATGGCCTCGCTGGAGCAGTTCCTGCACGCCCGGGACGACGGCATCCCGGCGCTCGTCAGAGCCGGCCTGGCCCACGTGCAGTTCGAGACCATCCATCCTTTTCTGGACGGCAATGGCCGGCTGGGCCGGCTGCTCATCACCCTGCTGCTGTGCGACGCTGGCGTCCTGCGCGATCCTCTCCTCTATCTGAGCCTCTACTTCAAGGAACATCGCGCGACGTACTACGATCTCCTCAATGACGTGCGACGCACCGGCGACTGGGAGACTTGGCTCACCTTCTTCCTCGAAGGCGTTCGGGTTACCGCCACCGGCGCCGTCGAGACGTGTCAACGGCTCCGGGAGCTGTTCGGCGGGGATCGCCAGCGGATCGAACAGGGCGGTCGCGCCGGTTCTGCCACCCGCCTTCATGAGGCCTTGACCGCCCGACCGATCCTGTCTCTGGCCGCTGTCATGGAACAGACCGGCCTGTCGTATCCGACCGTCGCATCCGCCGCCGACGCTCTCAAGGATCTGGAGATCGCCGGATCGTTCAAGAGCCGGGGCCGCCGGTTCTTCGTCTATGACCGCTATCTCGCGATCCTGAACGAAGGCGCCGAGTCGTAA
- a CDS encoding PDZ domain-containing protein translates to MPPENRRYIVTLAGAAAAILVLGALLRPAPVADEPLPPPPSQAELSRLTRITQRRSLEAMKEYFSAVATDADRSVVRLRMLGRSGVVWAPGLVVTARLEQRFPPTTTVTGDEGELGVPLAAGAPHLPVALLDVPETGEFIPVRRRSIENLDPGAWTVFVTDRHGAGFSPATYIEIADVACEGRMVRDVVTSVALGPEMAGAGLFDLDNNLLAVVLPCGPRFVAVTAEDVAALAEEAATVRSRIAQRYGMTLDAVTSEESGHLGVPFGLFVRDVWTGELADTIGLRPGDVVISVNAELILDVDQLSPLIDDSARRAATSAAGESGDVESEDAAASETPVDSATAEVASAGETSGDEASGDETSAADGSGDGSGDAAQEVFELGVARDGETLVLNLPIDPLAFIGPDAPAPDGGLVWDDPGRGYRLDDVRPGTPAARAGLRRGDRLLRIDGAAPDTLDAVRDALSADRDAPVLLELERGTRRTAILLP, encoded by the coding sequence GTGCCGCCCGAGAACCGTCGCTACATCGTCACGTTGGCCGGCGCCGCAGCCGCCATCCTGGTACTGGGGGCGCTCCTCCGGCCGGCGCCGGTGGCCGACGAGCCGCTCCCGCCGCCGCCGTCGCAGGCGGAGCTGAGCCGGCTGACCCGCATTACACAGCGCCGGTCTCTCGAAGCGATGAAGGAGTACTTCAGCGCCGTTGCAACCGACGCCGACCGCTCCGTCGTCCGCCTCCGCATGCTCGGCCGGAGCGGCGTCGTCTGGGCGCCCGGCCTGGTGGTGACCGCCCGCCTGGAGCAGCGTTTCCCGCCAACCACGACGGTGACCGGCGATGAGGGCGAGTTGGGCGTTCCGCTCGCCGCCGGCGCCCCGCATCTGCCGGTCGCCCTGCTCGACGTCCCGGAGACGGGCGAGTTCATCCCGGTGCGCCGCCGGTCGATCGAGAATCTGGACCCCGGCGCATGGACCGTGTTCGTGACCGATCGCCACGGGGCCGGCTTCTCGCCCGCCACGTATATCGAGATTGCCGACGTGGCCTGCGAGGGCCGCATGGTGCGGGATGTGGTTACCAGCGTGGCGCTCGGTCCGGAGATGGCGGGGGCCGGGCTGTTCGATCTCGACAACAACCTGCTCGCCGTCGTCCTGCCGTGCGGCCCGCGCTTCGTCGCGGTGACGGCGGAGGACGTCGCGGCGCTGGCGGAGGAGGCGGCCACTGTCCGCTCACGCATCGCGCAGCGCTACGGGATGACCCTGGATGCCGTGACGTCCGAGGAAAGCGGACATCTGGGGGTCCCCTTCGGCCTGTTCGTTCGCGATGTGTGGACCGGCGAGCTGGCCGACACGATCGGTCTCCGCCCGGGCGATGTCGTCATTTCCGTCAACGCCGAACTGATCCTGGACGTCGATCAGCTCTCGCCACTGATTGATGATAGCGCGCGCCGGGCGGCAACCTCTGCCGCCGGAGAGAGCGGCGACGTGGAGAGCGAGGACGCGGCGGCAAGCGAGACGCCGGTCGACTCCGCGACCGCCGAGGTAGCGTCAGCCGGCGAGACGTCGGGCGATGAAGCGTCGGGCGATGAGACTTCTGCCGCCGACGGGTCGGGCGATGGGTCGGGCGATGCCGCCCAGGAGGTCTTCGAGTTGGGCGTGGCCCGCGACGGCGAGACGCTGGTGCTGAATCTGCCCATCGATCCGCTGGCGTTCATCGGTCCGGACGCGCCGGCTCCGGACGGCGGGCTCGTCTGGGATGATCCCGGCCGCGGCTACCGGTTGGACGACGTCCGCCCCGGCACTCCGGCGGCCCGGGCCGGTCTCCGTCGAGGAGACCGCCTCCTCCGCATCGACGGCGCCGCCCCGGACACGCTGGACGCGGTGCGCGACGCGCTTTCCGCCGATCGCGACGCACCGGTTCTCCTCGAACTCGAACGCGGCACGCGCCGCACGGCGATCCTGCTTCCCTGA
- a CDS encoding pyrroline-5-carboxylate reductase — protein sequence MLSDVNLGFIGAGAMGSAMIGGLVSRHGVEPGQLKASDRHVERLDEVRGQFGVGTTHDNCAAATGAQVVVLSVKPQVLPGVLRELRGRIDPNALVLSIVAGATIETMATGLDHRAIVRTMPNTPAQVGEGMTVWCATPEVSRAQRAQASAIVGALGRQWFVEDEAFLDMATAISGSGPAYVFLMMEALIDAAVHLGFSRDAARELVLQTIRGSAIYAQQQPVHPAELRNRVTSPGGTSAEALYQLEKGNFRTVMSKAVVAAYNRSVELGKGGS from the coding sequence GTGCTGAGCGACGTGAACTTGGGCTTCATCGGGGCCGGGGCGATGGGTTCGGCGATGATTGGCGGCCTGGTGTCCCGACACGGCGTCGAGCCGGGGCAACTGAAGGCAAGCGACCGGCACGTCGAGCGGCTCGACGAAGTGCGGGGTCAGTTCGGCGTGGGGACGACCCACGACAACTGCGCGGCGGCGACCGGCGCTCAGGTGGTGGTCCTGTCCGTAAAGCCGCAGGTGTTGCCGGGCGTGCTGCGCGAGTTGCGGGGGCGCATCGATCCGAACGCGCTGGTGCTGTCGATCGTGGCCGGCGCCACGATCGAGACGATGGCGACGGGGCTGGACCATCGCGCCATCGTCCGGACGATGCCGAACACGCCGGCCCAGGTGGGCGAAGGAATGACCGTCTGGTGCGCCACGCCGGAGGTTTCGAGGGCGCAGCGCGCGCAGGCGAGTGCGATCGTCGGCGCGCTCGGGAGGCAATGGTTCGTGGAGGACGAGGCGTTCCTCGACATGGCGACGGCCATCAGCGGCTCCGGGCCCGCCTACGTCTTCCTGATGATGGAGGCGCTGATCGACGCGGCCGTGCACCTCGGGTTCTCGCGCGACGCGGCCCGGGAGCTGGTGCTGCAGACGATCCGGGGGTCGGCCATCTATGCGCAGCAGCAGCCGGTGCATCCGGCCGAGCTGCGGAACCGCGTGACGTCACCGGGGGGAACCAGCGCCGAGGCGCTCTACCAGCTCGAGAAGGGGAACTTCCGGACGGTGATGTCGAAGGCGGTGGTTGCTGCCTACAACCGCAGCGTCGAGCTGGGCAAAGGCGGAAGCTGA
- a CDS encoding metal-dependent hydrolase: MDPIAHTLIGATLAETRLRRVTALATPALLLGANAPDLDAITLFMTRDVSLGFRRGWTHGILAMVVLPLALAGLLILVDRARRRFAGPARQNSPPVRPLALLGVCSLAVWTHPVLDWLNTYGVRFLMPFSGTWYYGDALFVVDPWVWLLAGTSVVLARSTSRAGLAAWVVLGVATTSLVTGFEGAPLATRLLWCAGVAGIVWLRATGRWRHALPRLATVCVSAIATYIIVMVAASRLAEEQVAAWLVERGDETPIEVMASPAPGNPFRRDIVVADAEHYHFLELDWLRGLDPRVAARAIDRRPRGPQVDAVIAAARTAPHVQGLLTWIRYPAYAVEETADGYRVIITDARYARRLSPLGASVVELDRDLKVKPPQ, from the coding sequence ATGGACCCAATCGCCCACACCCTGATCGGAGCAACGCTCGCCGAGACCCGCCTCCGCCGGGTCACCGCGCTCGCCACGCCGGCGTTGCTGCTGGGCGCGAACGCTCCCGACCTCGACGCCATCACACTGTTCATGACGCGCGATGTCTCGCTCGGCTTCCGCCGCGGCTGGACCCACGGCATCCTGGCGATGGTCGTCCTGCCCCTCGCCCTGGCCGGCTTGTTGATACTGGTGGACCGCGCCCGGCGCCGGTTCGCGGGGCCGGCCCGGCAGAACAGCCCGCCGGTCCGGCCGCTCGCGCTCCTCGGGGTTTGCTCCCTCGCGGTCTGGACGCACCCGGTCCTCGATTGGCTGAACACCTACGGCGTGCGGTTCCTGATGCCGTTCTCGGGAACCTGGTACTACGGCGATGCGCTCTTCGTGGTCGACCCCTGGGTCTGGCTGCTCGCCGGAACGTCCGTCGTCCTCGCACGCAGCACGTCGCGCGCCGGTCTCGCCGCGTGGGTCGTTCTTGGCGTGGCGACAACATCCCTCGTCACCGGCTTCGAGGGCGCGCCGTTGGCGACCCGCCTGCTCTGGTGCGCCGGCGTCGCGGGCATCGTCTGGCTTCGCGCGACCGGCCGGTGGCGGCATGCCCTGCCGCGCCTCGCCACCGTCTGCGTGTCCGCGATCGCGACCTACATCATCGTGATGGTCGCCGCCTCGCGCCTGGCGGAAGAACAGGTGGCCGCGTGGCTCGTAGAGCGGGGAGACGAGACGCCGATCGAGGTGATGGCCTCGCCCGCGCCCGGCAATCCGTTCCGCCGCGACATCGTCGTCGCCGACGCGGAGCACTACCACTTCCTCGAGCTCGACTGGCTGCGCGGCCTGGATCCGCGCGTGGCGGCGCGGGCGATCGACCGGCGGCCGCGCGGCCCGCAGGTCGACGCGGTCATTGCCGCGGCGCGCACGGCGCCGCACGTGCAGGGCCTGCTTACCTGGATCCGCTACCCGGCGTATGCAGTGGAAGAGACGGCGGACGGCTACCGGGTCATCATCACCGACGCGCGGTATGCTCGGCGTCTTTCTCCCCTCGGGGCATCCGTCGTCGAGCTGGATCGCGACCTCAAGGTGAAACCGCCGCAATAG
- a CDS encoding ion transporter, with the protein MLTTERRRPARGIFKRHDRAADVGWRFRLHEIIFEADTRGGKLFDVALMLAIVASVAVVMIESLPDGESALASQLLRVEWAFTILFTIEYFARIAAVKHPSRYIFSFFGMVDLLAILPTWISLVLPGGQALIVIRALRLIRVFRVLKLGHYLVGAEELSDALRDSRPKIIVFLAAVASIAVVMGALLYLIEGEENGFTSIPRGVYWAIVTMTTVGYGDISPQTVPGQFAAMLLMLTGYAIIAVPTGIVSAAIARRGTPAISTQACLECSREGHDPDAGYCKFCGAELRPEDATG; encoded by the coding sequence ATGCTGACAACGGAACGCCGCCGGCCGGCGCGGGGGATCTTCAAGCGCCACGACCGTGCGGCCGACGTCGGTTGGCGGTTCCGCCTGCACGAGATCATCTTCGAAGCGGACACGCGAGGCGGCAAGCTCTTCGACGTCGCTCTGATGCTCGCGATCGTCGCCAGCGTCGCGGTGGTGATGATCGAGAGCCTGCCGGACGGCGAGTCGGCGCTGGCCTCCCAGCTCCTGCGGGTCGAGTGGGCCTTCACGATCCTGTTCACGATCGAGTACTTCGCGCGCATTGCGGCGGTGAAGCATCCCTCCCGCTACATCTTCAGTTTCTTCGGGATGGTCGACCTGCTCGCCATCCTGCCCACCTGGATCAGTCTGGTGCTGCCGGGCGGGCAGGCGTTGATCGTGATCCGCGCGCTGCGGCTCATCCGGGTCTTCCGGGTCCTGAAGCTGGGCCACTACCTGGTGGGGGCCGAGGAGCTGAGCGACGCGCTTCGGGACAGCCGGCCGAAGATCATCGTCTTTCTGGCTGCGGTCGCGTCGATCGCGGTGGTGATGGGCGCGCTGCTGTACCTGATCGAAGGGGAAGAAAACGGCTTCACGTCGATTCCCCGCGGGGTCTACTGGGCCATCGTGACGATGACGACGGTCGGTTACGGCGACATCTCGCCGCAGACCGTCCCCGGGCAGTTCGCAGCAATGCTGCTGATGCTGACCGGCTACGCGATCATCGCCGTACCGACCGGTATCGTGTCCGCCGCCATTGCGCGGCGGGGGACCCCGGCGATATCGACGCAGGCGTGCCTGGAGTGCAGCCGCGAGGGTCACGACCCGGACGCCGGGTACTGCAAGTTCTGCGGCGCCGAGCTGCGACCGGAAGACGCGACCGGGTAG